Proteins found in one Leptolyngbya sp. CCY15150 genomic segment:
- a CDS encoding DASH family cryptochrome has protein sequence MTAPILIWYRNDLRLHDHEPLHRALKERSPLVPVYCFDPRQFGQTAFGFPKTGAFRAQFLLESVAELRRQWQALGSDLIVRCGKPEEVLPELAQQVGAIALYYHQEATSEELQVEQQVSTGLTSLGIECKSFWGATLYHPDDLPFELTQTPEIFTQFRKQVEKSSCINPPYPAPTHLPDLPGNLETGVLPTLQDWGLDAPAMDERQVWNVHGGETAGRDRLQHYIWTQDCLRRYKQTRNGMLGADYSSKFSPWLALGCLSPRWIAAEVQRYEVERVSNDSTYWLMFELLWRDYFRFICVKHGDRVFYPSGLRQLPINWKQDWPRFDLWCQGKTGFPLVDANMRELAATGFMSNRGRQNVASFLTKNLGIDWRMGAEWFESLLIDYDVCSNWGNWNYTAGVGNDARGFRYFNIAKQSKDYDADGQYAKHWLPELAQVPASKVHAPWKLSAEEQRRSHLQMGVDYPRPIVDLFKSVQANEAIYNAALARAGL, from the coding sequence GTGACTGCTCCCATTCTCATCTGGTATCGCAACGATCTGCGCCTGCATGATCATGAACCGCTGCACCGTGCCCTGAAGGAGCGATCGCCCCTTGTGCCGGTGTACTGCTTTGATCCTCGCCAGTTTGGCCAAACCGCCTTTGGCTTTCCTAAAACAGGGGCGTTTCGGGCACAGTTTTTGCTGGAGAGCGTGGCGGAGTTGCGGCGGCAGTGGCAGGCCCTTGGCAGTGACCTGATTGTACGCTGTGGGAAACCGGAGGAGGTGCTTCCAGAGCTGGCCCAGCAGGTGGGGGCGATCGCTCTTTATTATCACCAAGAAGCTACATCGGAAGAATTACAGGTTGAGCAGCAGGTATCCACAGGGCTGACGTCTCTGGGAATTGAGTGCAAATCGTTCTGGGGCGCGACGCTTTATCATCCTGATGACCTACCCTTTGAGCTGACTCAGACGCCGGAGATTTTTACTCAGTTTCGTAAACAGGTAGAAAAATCCTCTTGCATTAATCCACCTTATCCAGCGCCGACTCACCTGCCAGATCTGCCGGGAAATTTGGAGACAGGCGTTTTGCCCACGCTTCAAGATTGGGGGCTAGATGCCCCGGCCATGGATGAGCGGCAGGTGTGGAACGTTCATGGAGGCGAGACGGCCGGGCGCGATCGCCTTCAGCACTATATCTGGACGCAGGACTGTTTGCGGCGCTATAAGCAAACGCGGAACGGGATGCTGGGGGCAGATTATTCCTCCAAGTTTTCGCCTTGGCTCGCGTTAGGCTGCTTATCTCCCCGCTGGATTGCGGCGGAAGTGCAGCGCTATGAAGTGGAGCGAGTAAGCAATGACTCGACCTATTGGCTTATGTTTGAACTGCTGTGGCGGGATTACTTTCGGTTTATCTGTGTTAAACATGGCGATCGCGTTTTTTATCCATCAGGACTGCGGCAGTTACCCATAAATTGGAAACAGGATTGGCCACGGTTTGACCTCTGGTGCCAGGGTAAAACCGGCTTTCCCTTGGTGGATGCCAATATGCGCGAGCTGGCGGCGACCGGGTTTATGTCCAATCGCGGTCGGCAAAATGTAGCTAGCTTTCTCACCAAAAATCTCGGCATCGACTGGCGTATGGGGGCAGAGTGGTTTGAATCGCTGTTGATTGACTATGATGTCTGCAGTAACTGGGGCAACTGGAACTACACGGCGGGCGTGGGCAATGATGCTCGCGGCTTTCGTTATTTCAATATTGCTAAACAATCCAAGGATTATGATGCCGACGGACAGTATGCCAAGCATTGGTTGCCAGAACTAGCCCAAGTGCCCGCCAGTAAGGTGCATGCACCCTGGAAACTCAGCGCGGAGGAACAGCGGCGATCGCACCTGCAGATGGGGGTAGACTATCCGCGTCCCATCGTAGATTTGTTCAAATCAGTCCAGGCGAACGAGGCGATCTACAACGCAGCTTTGGCCCGAGCTGGGCTCTAG
- a CDS encoding glycosyltransferase family 39 protein, with amino-acid sequence MSPGWLKLALATLLLLGILFRFVSLDGKIYWHDEAYTSLRAAGYLGIEVDEALFQNQIVAAPSLQQFQTIKPGSTVADTVRSLAVDVPQHPPLYFVMARFWMQWFGGSVAASRALAAVISLFSLPAMYVLGAELFQSRLAGAIAAVLLALSPFDILFAETSRQYSLQTFLIILSSWLLLRAARQRYRWLWGLYALTVAAGLYTQPLIVLTWIAHGLYVVGRCAAEPARGTFARLKHGSRWQPLWGYGAAMAIAFLLFAPWLWVFMTNVGQVVATSSWTSSPMGLDRLAKFWLLSFTSLFIDLDFGFENPMTFLLRLPFLVLILGGFYRVCRRTALPVWLFLLTMGVVPFILIALPDLILGGQRSAITRYLNPCFPAIQLVVAYWLTQDFVLSKTQGRRWVLPVLLTASIVSNTMSSMATSWWSKDLSYPNDKIVSHLNQAQPTVLISDVGDTFTNRGDLLGLSHDLENEVFLLLLTQPPDLSALDLASEERSLFVFRPSAALTTVLESQGTLSPMADSGGNLWAFEPQDP; translated from the coding sequence ATGAGTCCCGGTTGGCTGAAGCTAGCCCTGGCGACTCTCCTTCTGCTAGGGATCCTGTTTCGATTTGTCAGTCTCGATGGCAAAATCTACTGGCACGACGAGGCCTACACGTCTCTACGGGCAGCGGGCTATCTCGGCATTGAAGTTGATGAAGCGCTGTTTCAAAATCAGATCGTTGCGGCTCCTAGCCTGCAGCAGTTTCAAACCATTAAACCCGGTAGTACGGTCGCCGATACGGTGCGATCGCTGGCCGTGGATGTCCCTCAACACCCGCCGCTCTATTTTGTGATGGCGCGATTTTGGATGCAGTGGTTTGGTGGATCGGTTGCTGCCAGCCGCGCCCTTGCCGCTGTGATCAGCCTCTTTTCGTTGCCGGCCATGTATGTTCTGGGGGCAGAGCTGTTTCAATCACGATTGGCAGGAGCGATCGCCGCCGTCCTGCTGGCCCTGTCACCCTTTGATATTTTATTTGCCGAAACTAGCCGTCAGTATAGCTTACAAACGTTTTTGATTATTCTCAGCAGTTGGCTGCTGCTGCGGGCAGCCCGCCAGCGCTATCGATGGCTATGGGGACTGTATGCCCTCACCGTTGCCGCCGGGCTTTACACCCAACCCTTAATTGTCCTCACCTGGATAGCCCATGGGCTCTATGTTGTGGGGCGCTGTGCCGCCGAACCAGCCAGGGGCACCTTTGCCCGACTGAAGCATGGCAGTCGCTGGCAACCTCTCTGGGGCTATGGGGCAGCAATGGCGATCGCTTTTCTGCTCTTTGCGCCGTGGCTCTGGGTATTTATGACCAATGTGGGGCAGGTAGTTGCCACTTCAAGCTGGACAAGCAGCCCCATGGGGCTAGACCGTCTGGCAAAGTTCTGGCTGCTCAGCTTTACCAGTTTGTTTATTGACCTAGACTTTGGGTTTGAAAACCCCATGACCTTTCTGCTGCGGCTGCCGTTCCTAGTGCTGATTCTGGGAGGATTCTACAGGGTCTGTCGCCGCACAGCTTTACCAGTGTGGCTGTTTCTGCTCACCATGGGCGTTGTTCCATTTATCTTAATCGCTCTGCCCGATCTGATTCTGGGCGGTCAGCGATCGGCGATCACCCGCTACCTCAATCCTTGCTTTCCAGCCATACAGCTCGTGGTTGCCTACTGGCTCACCCAAGATTTTGTGCTCAGTAAAACCCAAGGGCGACGCTGGGTCTTGCCCGTTCTACTCACGGCCAGTATTGTATCCAACACCATGAGCAGCATGGCAACCAGTTGGTGGAGCAAGGATTTAAGTTACCCGAATGACAAAATTGTTAGCCATCTGAACCAAGCTCAACCGACCGTCTTGATCAGCGATGTGGGGGATACCTTCACCAATCGAGGCGATCTCCTAGGGCTGAGCCATGATCTGGAGAATGAGGTTTTCCTGCTGTTGCTCACCCAACCGCCAGATCTATCGGCGCTCGATCTGGCCAGCGAGGAGCGATCGCTCTTTGTGTTTCGGCCATCGGCGGCATTGACAACCGTTCTGGAAAGCCAAGGCACCCTCAGCCCCATGGCAGACTCAGGCGGCAACCTATGGGCATTTGAGCCTCAGGATCCCTAG
- a CDS encoding FAD-dependent oxidoreductase, whose translation MAALLPQGAIATRPPDATIACEILVVGGGLAGVATAYEGLLAGRTVCLTELTDWMGGQISSQGTSALDERTTQRLEQFYSRGYLELRDRIRRHYGRINPGDCWVSESCFYPFDGHDLLVDMLEDAEQEGRGTLHWFPNTVIKDLDIRDRQIRSAIAIQHQPAPDAPPLNTFHLSNILEDAYTYADSERFTKTILQFEPLIPEGESDRVADWYVVEATETGELIALADLPHQLGIDALSYEEPSSSSPTDDPYCTQGFTYTFAMQSTEEPQVQEPPDFYPQYEPYYSYELTRLADFDLVFTYRRILAQDPQPQGTDRSIYDYEVAVGDISMQNWTWGNDYRPGTAEDNLIYTQDQLRSLGQLEPGGWLGGLRVETLRRGEEISLGYFHWLVDGVTDSQLGDGVKERHPNHTFLSGLDSPMGTVHGLSKYPYMREGRRIIGRPDGRYPDGFVISEIDISRIDYAADPFYAENLPDAMYRRLLTALAGRNTLAVLTGDLSLENLSRRSRSRIFPDSVGIGHYAIDFHPCMALHPPEAPGNIERPGERQGAGQAYPFQIPLRALIPQNLDNLLVAGKSIATSHIAAAAYRVHSFEWSSGVAVGNTIDVVLDRNLLPYDLVDNLLAGEPDLERLQQRLREQGNPIAFPDTSIFNEDWDGWR comes from the coding sequence ATGGCCGCCCTGCTGCCCCAAGGGGCAATCGCCACCCGCCCACCCGATGCCACCATCGCCTGCGAGATCCTAGTGGTTGGGGGTGGATTGGCCGGTGTGGCGACGGCCTATGAAGGACTGCTGGCAGGACGCACCGTTTGCCTGACCGAACTCACCGACTGGATGGGCGGGCAGATTTCGTCCCAAGGCACCTCTGCCCTCGATGAACGCACCACCCAACGCCTTGAGCAATTCTATTCCCGAGGCTATCTGGAATTACGCGATCGCATCCGACGTCACTATGGACGCATTAACCCTGGAGACTGCTGGGTCAGCGAGTCTTGTTTCTATCCCTTCGATGGCCATGATCTGCTGGTGGACATGCTGGAGGATGCCGAACAAGAGGGACGGGGCACCCTGCACTGGTTTCCCAATACCGTCATCAAAGATCTAGACATTCGCGATCGCCAAATCCGCAGCGCGATCGCCATTCAGCACCAGCCTGCCCCCGACGCCCCACCGCTCAATACCTTTCACCTATCCAACATCCTAGAGGATGCCTATACCTACGCCGACTCCGAGCGCTTCACGAAAACTATTCTGCAGTTCGAACCCCTGATTCCCGAGGGAGAGAGCGATCGCGTCGCCGATTGGTATGTGGTGGAAGCGACCGAAACCGGAGAGCTGATTGCCCTGGCAGATCTGCCCCACCAGCTAGGTATTGATGCCCTCTCCTACGAAGAACCCTCCTCCTCTAGCCCCACCGACGATCCCTACTGCACCCAAGGGTTTACCTACACCTTTGCCATGCAGTCCACCGAAGAGCCCCAGGTTCAGGAACCGCCAGATTTCTACCCCCAGTACGAACCCTACTATAGCTACGAGCTAACCCGCCTAGCCGATTTCGATCTGGTCTTTACCTACCGCCGCATTTTGGCCCAAGATCCCCAGCCCCAAGGCACCGACCGCAGTATTTATGACTACGAGGTGGCTGTCGGTGATATTTCCATGCAGAACTGGACCTGGGGCAATGACTACCGTCCCGGCACGGCGGAAGACAATCTGATCTATACCCAAGATCAATTGCGATCGCTTGGGCAACTCGAACCGGGCGGCTGGCTAGGAGGCCTACGGGTGGAAACCCTGCGTCGCGGCGAAGAAATCTCCCTGGGATACTTCCACTGGTTGGTGGATGGCGTCACGGATTCCCAACTGGGTGACGGTGTGAAGGAACGCCATCCCAACCACACCTTCCTGAGCGGTCTAGATTCTCCCATGGGCACCGTCCACGGTCTCTCCAAATATCCCTACATGCGCGAAGGCCGTCGCATTATCGGGCGACCCGATGGCCGCTATCCTGACGGCTTTGTGATTTCTGAAATCGATATTTCCCGCATTGACTACGCCGCCGATCCCTTCTACGCCGAGAACTTACCCGACGCCATGTATCGGCGGCTCTTAACGGCGTTAGCAGGACGCAACACCCTTGCGGTGCTCACGGGCGACTTGAGTCTCGAAAACTTGAGTCGGCGATCGCGATCGCGGATCTTCCCCGACTCCGTGGGCATTGGTCACTACGCCATCGACTTTCACCCCTGCATGGCCTTGCATCCCCCAGAAGCACCCGGCAATATAGAGCGCCCTGGAGAACGACAGGGGGCTGGACAGGCCTATCCTTTCCAAATTCCGCTGCGAGCCCTCATTCCCCAAAACCTGGATAACCTCCTCGTGGCCGGAAAGAGTATCGCCACGAGCCATATCGCCGCCGCCGCCTACCGAGTCCATTCCTTTGAATGGTCATCTGGGGTCGCCGTGGGCAATACCATTGACGTTGTGCTAGATCGCAATCTATTGCCCTATGATCTTGTGGACAACCTTCTTGCCGGTGAACCAGACTTGGAACGGCTGCAGCAACGTCTGCGGGAACAAGGCAATCCCATCGCCTTCCCAGATACATCCATCTTTAACGAAGATTGGGATGGCTGGCGTTAA
- a CDS encoding photosystem II protein Y codes for MDWRIVVVLSPVILAGSWALYNIGKAALKQVQTFWNREA; via the coding sequence ATGGACTGGAGAATTGTAGTTGTATTGTCGCCGGTCATTTTGGCTGGAAGCTGGGCCTTGTATAACATTGGTAAAGCTGCCCTTAAGCAAGTCCAAACCTTTTGGAACCGCGAAGCGTAG
- a CDS encoding folylpolyglutamate synthase/dihydrofolate synthase family protein, translating to MHQAIALDPAYQAAESLLQQFERFGVDLGLDRIQHLLTRLGSPHHRVPIIHVAGSNGKGSVCACLSAVLTAAGYRVGRYTSPHLVHWCERICIQDQPIAAADLYAALQEVQRAIDPDQPCPTQFEVFTAAAWLYFAQQQVDLAVMEVGLGGRLDATNVCDRPLVSVITSLSLEHWQRLGPTLSDIAREKAGILKPHCPAVIGPLPPTAEAVVRGRLESLSCPTVWVEPAQDCGEGWALYTTPAGLDPVPPGQTYRYPLTLPGQHQCSNSAVAIAALQVLQRQGWQISTQHFDQGLRQVSWPARLQWFSWSGCSVLVDGAHNPAGAIALRQYVDQCIAKGDRLQAPIHWVVGLLATKDHADILQPLLRPGDRLWLVEVPGHASADPQHLMEVAHTVCPTLGSCESYADPIEGLLAAIATSQRQQSQSPSVILCGSLYLIGWMFQSTEWATLSTTLDLRQHPIVPVLHEPLKPSSAG from the coding sequence ATGCATCAGGCGATCGCCCTCGATCCGGCCTATCAGGCCGCAGAGTCTTTACTGCAGCAGTTTGAGCGCTTTGGCGTAGATCTGGGGCTAGATCGCATCCAGCACCTATTGACCAGGCTTGGATCGCCCCACCACCGGGTTCCGATCATCCATGTCGCCGGTAGTAACGGTAAGGGCTCGGTCTGTGCTTGCCTATCCGCCGTGCTCACAGCAGCCGGCTACCGAGTCGGACGCTACACCTCGCCTCATCTAGTGCATTGGTGCGAGCGCATCTGTATTCAAGATCAGCCCATTGCCGCCGCCGACCTCTATGCTGCGCTCCAAGAGGTGCAGCGCGCCATAGATCCCGATCAGCCCTGTCCCACCCAGTTTGAAGTGTTTACAGCGGCGGCTTGGCTGTATTTTGCCCAACAGCAGGTTGATCTGGCGGTGATGGAAGTGGGTTTGGGCGGTCGGCTAGATGCCACCAACGTCTGCGATCGCCCCCTCGTAAGCGTAATCACCTCTCTCAGCCTAGAACATTGGCAGCGCCTAGGGCCCACCTTGTCCGATATTGCCCGTGAAAAAGCTGGCATTCTCAAACCCCACTGTCCGGCGGTGATTGGGCCCTTGCCTCCCACGGCAGAGGCAGTGGTGCGCGGTCGTCTTGAGTCGCTGTCATGTCCTACGGTTTGGGTTGAGCCGGCCCAAGACTGCGGAGAAGGGTGGGCGCTCTACACCACACCAGCAGGGCTAGACCCAGTTCCCCCTGGGCAAACCTATCGCTATCCTTTGACCCTACCTGGCCAACATCAGTGCAGTAATTCTGCCGTGGCGATCGCGGCCCTGCAAGTTCTCCAGCGCCAGGGATGGCAGATCTCAACCCAGCATTTTGACCAAGGTCTGCGGCAGGTGAGCTGGCCGGCTCGCTTACAGTGGTTTTCCTGGTCGGGCTGCTCGGTCTTGGTGGATGGGGCCCATAATCCAGCCGGAGCCATCGCCCTGCGGCAGTATGTCGATCAATGTATAGCCAAAGGCGATCGCCTCCAGGCTCCCATCCACTGGGTTGTGGGACTGTTGGCAACCAAAGACCATGCAGACATTTTGCAGCCGCTACTGCGACCAGGCGATCGCCTCTGGCTAGTGGAGGTTCCAGGCCATGCTTCTGCTGATCCTCAACACCTGATGGAGGTCGCTCATACCGTTTGCCCAACCCTCGGCTCTTGCGAAAGCTATGCCGATCCCATAGAAGGGTTGCTGGCAGCGATCGCCACCAGTCAACGCCAGCAATCTCAGTCTCCTAGCGTCATCCTATGCGGGTCGCTCTATCTCATCGGTTGGATGTTTCAATCCACCGAATGGGCTACGCTATCAACCACGCTTGATCTGCGCCAACATCCAATCGTTCCTGTCCTCCATGAACCGTTAAAGCCCTCATCGGCTGGGTAA
- a CDS encoding putative PEP-binding protein: MHFYTLDQIQATHRSEVGDTAFHLAQTLQQGYPVLPGIVITASVLNDFLEHIDWLEPLFADLPNSTLHIEVEDPRQLQAIARTIRQAIESNPFTITHWIDEVLHLAQSWSSKQVVLKPSLSLSPEVGYFLPEASTESLIDAKIYPLTDLGLREGVRHIWSDLFSAKSLFYWQRLGISLQHIQLAILVQPIATPDLSGDLYLNEQSLDIRAIWGVDQAIATGEVCPDWYRVDLSTGQILDQKVEQKFYRCAVRLPDAAPEAIAPIPAIQPGLDLVAIDPSEQRAAVLSPPNLSALLDLARTIAQQNSRPIRVNWLLSSLLPNPTVWISHITPQTRPYNLSATAQSTTLTHQPISISPETLWGIGVAQGQISGQVWVANERDTTLPNLPPDCILVATVFMPTWLPQLDHIAGIITEQGGITSHGAIVAREVGIPAVVGVLNATQQLHTGDRITVDGDRGGIYRGNHPPIPPLETSSKHELESPPADRSAVATVSPHRIQLWVNLNRWSTLPQLDTLPIDGVGLVRSEIALMELIEQRHPLDWIAQHQSHHIQARLVEQLQRLAKAMAPRPIFYRSLDMRSHEYQLLRGSPSLTPEVNPILGMHGTLSYTLNPAWFQLELAAIRQVQQMGYTNINLLLPFVRTVEEFQFCHQWVMRAGLTQVQAFQIWIMAEVPSVVWLLPDYVKAGVQGIAIGTNDLTQLLLAIDRDHPDLSSRLDTRHPAVLRAIAQLVSTAKQLQIPCSICGQIPLQDANLLQTFIQWGISAISVEPHTARQMHNLLLNAERSLSNQHQR; encoded by the coding sequence ATGCATTTCTACACCTTGGATCAAATTCAAGCTACCCATCGTTCAGAGGTTGGGGATACCGCATTTCACTTGGCCCAAACGCTGCAGCAGGGCTATCCCGTGCTACCTGGCATTGTCATTACCGCATCTGTGCTGAATGATTTTCTCGAACATATTGACTGGCTGGAGCCCCTATTTGCCGATCTACCCAATTCCACCCTGCATATTGAAGTTGAAGATCCGCGGCAACTGCAGGCGATCGCCCGTACCATTCGCCAAGCGATCGAAAGCAACCCGTTCACAATCACCCATTGGATCGACGAGGTGCTGCACCTAGCTCAGAGCTGGTCGTCCAAGCAGGTGGTGCTGAAACCATCCCTGTCCCTCTCGCCGGAAGTTGGCTACTTCTTGCCCGAAGCGTCCACTGAAAGCCTAATTGATGCCAAGATCTATCCCCTCACGGATCTGGGTTTGCGGGAAGGGGTGCGCCATATCTGGAGCGATTTATTTAGCGCAAAAAGTTTATTTTATTGGCAACGTTTAGGCATCAGCCTGCAACATATTCAACTGGCTATCCTGGTGCAACCGATCGCCACCCCTGACCTATCCGGTGACTTGTATCTCAACGAGCAGAGCTTAGATATTCGAGCCATCTGGGGGGTTGATCAAGCGATCGCCACGGGCGAAGTCTGTCCCGATTGGTATCGCGTTGACCTATCCACAGGGCAGATTCTCGACCAAAAAGTAGAGCAAAAATTCTATCGCTGTGCCGTTCGCCTGCCCGATGCAGCGCCGGAAGCGATCGCACCGATTCCCGCCATTCAGCCAGGGCTAGACTTGGTGGCGATCGATCCCTCTGAGCAACGAGCCGCCGTTCTGTCTCCCCCCAACCTCTCAGCTCTTCTTGATCTGGCTCGCACGATTGCCCAACAAAACTCTCGCCCTATTCGCGTCAACTGGCTCCTCTCCTCGCTCCTCCCCAATCCGACCGTGTGGATCAGCCATATCACGCCGCAAACCCGCCCCTACAACCTATCAGCGACGGCGCAATCTACGACCCTCACCCATCAGCCGATCTCGATATCACCGGAGACCCTCTGGGGCATTGGGGTCGCCCAAGGGCAAATCTCGGGGCAGGTCTGGGTTGCTAATGAGCGCGATACCACGCTGCCGAACCTTCCCCCCGACTGTATCCTGGTGGCTACGGTTTTCATGCCCACCTGGTTACCACAACTGGATCATATTGCTGGCATTATTACTGAGCAAGGCGGAATCACCTCCCATGGGGCGATCGTGGCCCGCGAAGTGGGTATTCCTGCCGTCGTCGGCGTTCTCAATGCCACCCAGCAACTACATACAGGCGATCGCATTACCGTAGATGGCGATCGCGGCGGCATCTACCGAGGCAACCATCCGCCCATTCCTCCCCTAGAAACGTCCTCCAAACACGAGCTAGAGTCACCACCTGCCGATCGTTCGGCCGTGGCCACCGTCTCACCCCATCGCATCCAGCTTTGGGTGAATCTCAACCGCTGGAGCACCCTGCCCCAGCTTGACACCCTACCCATTGATGGTGTTGGACTGGTGCGGTCTGAAATTGCCTTAATGGAGTTAATTGAGCAGCGCCATCCCCTCGACTGGATTGCCCAGCACCAAAGTCACCATATCCAAGCCCGCCTAGTTGAACAGCTTCAACGACTGGCCAAAGCCATGGCTCCGCGCCCCATCTTTTATCGATCGCTGGATATGCGCTCCCATGAATATCAACTGCTGCGAGGCAGTCCCAGCCTCACGCCGGAAGTCAATCCCATTCTCGGCATGCACGGCACCCTCAGCTACACGCTCAACCCCGCCTGGTTTCAACTGGAGTTAGCCGCCATCCGCCAAGTCCAGCAGATGGGCTACACAAACATCAATTTATTGTTGCCGTTTGTCCGCACTGTCGAAGAGTTTCAGTTTTGCCACCAATGGGTGATGCGTGCCGGCTTGACCCAAGTCCAGGCCTTTCAAATCTGGATTATGGCCGAGGTTCCCTCCGTGGTCTGGCTGTTGCCCGACTACGTGAAAGCTGGGGTGCAGGGCATTGCCATTGGCACCAATGACCTCACCCAACTACTGCTGGCGATCGATCGCGATCATCCAGATCTTTCGTCTCGGTTGGATACTCGGCATCCCGCCGTGCTGCGGGCGATCGCTCAATTAGTCAGCACAGCCAAGCAACTGCAGATCCCTTGCTCCATTTGCGGGCAAATTCCCCTCCAGGATGCCAATCTGCTGCAAACCTTTATTCAATGGGGCATCAGCGCCATCTCCGTCGAACCCCACACGGCTCGACAAATGCATAACCTGCTTCTCAATGCAGAGCGATCGCTGTCGAATCAGCATCAGCGATAG
- a CDS encoding alpha/beta hydrolase: MGRKQTGRNRWLCGIGMVSSCLVLGWGMPDAIAAERIVFRYAGFERSLSVEELAAFAETGELSSDLEHYTNRTDKDPEELQRALVRPIPMRLVFLDVALNSWVGEMLLERVGQTIHTSSGEANQEALRSALILSASDDDAISLIEVIQAYPTEEVYVDGENLLETYYQVSRWSDRAQELYEMMERLNPDREE, encoded by the coding sequence ATGGGTCGTAAGCAAACCGGTCGCAATCGATGGCTATGCGGGATTGGGATGGTGTCGAGTTGCCTAGTCCTGGGATGGGGAATGCCCGATGCGATCGCGGCAGAGCGGATTGTATTTCGCTATGCTGGATTTGAGCGTAGCCTATCGGTGGAGGAACTGGCGGCATTTGCCGAGACCGGTGAACTGTCGTCTGATCTAGAGCACTACACCAATCGCACTGATAAAGATCCTGAAGAGCTGCAGCGGGCCTTGGTGCGCCCTATTCCCATGCGGCTTGTATTTTTGGATGTGGCGTTGAACTCTTGGGTTGGCGAAATGCTGCTGGAGCGGGTAGGACAAACCATTCATACCTCGTCGGGTGAAGCTAACCAAGAGGCGTTGCGGTCAGCCTTAATTTTGTCAGCGAGTGATGATGATGCCATTAGTTTGATTGAGGTCATCCAAGCCTATCCGACGGAGGAGGTCTATGTAGATGGCGAGAATCTCCTAGAGACCTACTATCAGGTGAGCCGTTGGAGCGATCGCGCCCAAGAATTGTATGAAATGATGGAGCGCTTAAACCCTGACCGAGAAGAGTAA
- a CDS encoding DUF3493 domain-containing protein, which yields MAKSPRDRVSPLNPRLDDEMMARLRAEVKAPYRGLRIFVYGVCGASGLIGAFIFLAELAAGRASAATLPNFALQVGVVALMVWLFRVEKRAEQKQIERDDRRS from the coding sequence ATGGCAAAATCACCGCGCGATCGCGTTTCTCCGCTCAATCCCCGACTAGATGATGAAATGATGGCTCGGCTGCGGGCGGAGGTCAAAGCACCCTATCGAGGGTTGAGAATTTTTGTGTATGGGGTTTGCGGAGCCTCGGGATTAATCGGAGCCTTCATTTTTCTGGCAGAACTGGCCGCAGGACGAGCCTCGGCTGCTACGCTCCCTAACTTTGCTTTGCAGGTAGGGGTGGTGGCGCTGATGGTTTGGCTGTTTCGCGTGGAAAAGCGGGCGGAGCAGAAGCAGATTGAGCGGGACGATCGCCGCTCCTAA